A window of Emcibacter sp. SYSU 3D8 genomic DNA:
CAGGGCCGCCTCTTGCGCATTTCGATGCCCTTGCCGACGACGAGGCGCGCCAGATTGACGCCCGGAATCAGCAGATCGGCCGCCTCGGCGCCCGCATCGAGCAGGAATCGGGTATCGAGGACCTTGCCCAGATAGGTCTCGAAGGTGGCGCCTCCGGTCTGGACATCGCCGGTCAGGCCGTCGAGTTCCACCACGGCCTCCTTGTTCTGCCGGCGATAGCGAAACGCGTATACCGGCCTGTAGTAGAGATCCACGCTGGTGAACGCGACGTTCTCCTCGATCACCCGGTCGGCTTCGATCTTGTTCATCAGCGTGGTGAGCACCTGACGAACCACCACCGACGCCGACGCTTGCGGCGGCACGATCACGGTGCCCTCGCCCGCAATCGCCGCCAGGCGTGAATCATCGACAACTTCGGTTTCATAAAGCAGCCGGGCCGCCAGTTCGGGCGCGGTCTGGCCGGTGATCGCATCAAAGGTCACGTCGCGCTGGACCTCTTCACGACAGGATTCCATCACCGGCAACAGCACCTGCTGGCTCACCGCGAGACGCGATTCCCCGAACAGGGTGATCTCGCGGACTTCGGGCGCCAGCCGCAACACGTGCTCGCGCTGGCGCTCATAGGCAAATACCGCATCGCAGGTGACCCTCCAGAACGGCTGAAGGCGGCGCTCGCGGTATACCAGTTCGAACTCGTTTTCCTTCGGCTTGGAGAGAAACCCGGCAACCTTGGCCATGGTCCCGAAGGCATCGACACGTTTCGTCGCGGCCCGCCCTTCGGCGTGATCCATCGTGAACTTGTCGTTCAGAACAAACATGCGCTCTTCGGCGAGTTGCACGTCCATGACATCACCTGTGTTCAAACGGCGCGCCCCTGACGGCCGAGGCGGCCCATTGCCGATTCCGGCGCAGAGCCGAGCCCCTTCCTGGCGGGCGTAGGATAGCTCGAAGTTAAGTCCGAGCCCGACCCACCGTCCAGCCCTAAGTGAGGCGTAGCCGAAGGTCTTTCGCTCTCGAAATCAACGGGTTTGGGCTCCCGGCCTGCAGGCATCGGCCGCAGCCGACAGCGCCATGTTCGTCCACCAGCCCCCCGCGGCGTCCCCCAGATCGTTCAGATAAAGTTCATATGGCATTGCGATCATGACGGTTCTGTTACAACACTTCGTGCGCCCACAGGAATCGGACACCTCGACAGAACATGATCAAAACGGAATTGTTGAGAAAGCGCCTGGCCCCGTTGCTGCAGCAATGGATCCTGCCGCTCGCGGGTGTCGCGATCCTGTACTTCGCGTTCAAGTGGGCCGCGTCGGCGTTTCTCGGCACCACGCTGTACCCGGGCGCCGCCTGGGCCGATCTCGGGCTGCACCTGCTCCTGGGCGGATTGCTGCTCGCCATGTCCCGCAACCGGATCACCTTCCTGTTGCTGATGACCGCGGTCATGGCCCTGCTGCACATCGGCAATGCCATCAAGCTGTCCATCCTGGGCGGGCCGCTGATGCCCGACGACGCGCTGGCCATACGCTCGCTTCTGCTACTGCTGAAAGGCTGGTGGCTCACGCTTGCGATCAGCTTCCTCGTCCTGCTGGCCATCGCCCTCGGGCTGACGCTCGATCTGCGGACCCGCCGGGCGCGGGCGGCAGCGGGCGTGCTTGCCGGCATCGTCGCCGCCGTCGCATGCTGGCCCGAGCAGGTCACCCGCACCATGGACGACACCTTCGGCAACGTCGTCTGGAACCAGCATGGCAATTACCTGTCCCGCGGTCCCCTTGTGCACATCCTGCAGGAGAGCGCCCGCTACGCGGCGCGCGCCGATGCGGCGCCGGGCCTGGCGAAAGTCTCCGAAGCGGCCCAGTCGCTGCAACCCGTCGTGCACATGGCGGTGCTGACCGGCGAGACCGCGCCCGTTCCCGCGCACATCGCCCCGGAGGTGAAGCGGAACGTGCATGTGATCCTGCTCGAATCCTTCTGGGACCCGTCGGTGCTGAAAAAGGCTGACTTTTCGCGCGATCCGTTCGACGCCGAGTTCAGGGCGCTGTGGGAGACAACCGGCAATTCTCGGGCGCTGGTGCCCGTGTTCGGCGGCTACACCGCCAATTCGGAATTCGAGGCCCTGTGCGGCTTCCCGGTTACCCAGGACTGGGTGTTTTTCGAGGGCCGCCTGCGCAACCCCTCGCCGTGCCTGCCGCGCACCCTGCATGACGCGGGCTACACCACCCTGGTATCGCATCCCAATGCAGCCGCGTTCTGGAACCGGGTGAATGCCTATGACCGGGCGGGATTCAACCTCTACTGGTCGGCAAAGGACTTCAGCCTTGACGACATGAACGGCGCGTTCCTGTCGGATTCGTCCCTGTATCGCCAGGTTCTGTCGAAGATCGACCCGCTGATCGAGACCGGGACGCCGACCTTCAACTACATCCTGACCTTCTTCGGCCACCTGGAATATCCGCTCAGCACCGATCGCCCGATCGTGGTGAAGGCGCGCGCCGCCAACGCCGACCCCGTCGTCGAGCGTTACGCCAATACGGTCTATTACAAGTCCCGCGAGTTAATGGCGTTTCTGAAGGAATTGCGGAGCAAGGATCCGGATGCGGTCATCGTCATGTTCGGCGACCATCTGCCGTTCCTCGGCGGCAACCTGGAGTCCTATGCCAAGTCGGGTGTGCTGGCCCGGGACCGTGCACAATTCGACGACCGCATGTTCCGCGACCAGTATTCCACGCCGCTCATCGTCATCGATGGCCGCAATGGCCCGGTGAAGCTTGGCAGCGTGCCGCTTTACCGCCTGCCGTCCGTCGTGCTGTCGCTGCTGGGCGAGCCGCTGCCTTCGGTGATGGACATGACCCGCATGCCCAAGGGCATGGTGGTGCGCCCTCTTCCCGGCATGAACGTGCTGCTGCTGCCCGACGGCTCCGCCGCCGCCTGCCGCGGTCTCGCCAGCGACAACGAGGTCTGCGACGACGCCAGGGACTGGCTGAACGCGGTCTCGACCGTGGGCGCCGACCTGTTCTGGGGCAAGCAGTACGTGCTGCGCGACGACCTCATGCCGCCCGCACCGGAAGGCCGACAGGCCGCAGACCTGGCCATCTGAGGACTATCTGGCGAACAGCATCGCGGGATCGCGAAACGCCTTGAACTCCAGGGCGTTGCCCGATGGATCGAGGAAGAACATGGTGGATTGCTCGCCCACCTCGCCCCGGAACCGCACGTGAGGCTCGACCACAAACGAGATACCGGCCGCCTGCAGCCGGGCCGCCAGCGCGCCCCATTCGTCCAGCGACAGCACCACGCCGAAATGCGGCACCGGCACGTCGTCGCCATCGACCGGGTTATGGTGAACCCGGCGACCCGGTTCCAGGCCGGGTTGAAGATGGGCGACAATCTGGTGGCCGTACAGGTTGAAGTCGGCCCAGCTATCGGCGCTACGTCCTTCCGGGCACCCGAGCAATCCGCCATAGAAGGCCCGCGCCACGGCGATGTCATGGACGGGAAACGCCAGATGGAAGGGCCGCAGCGCGTCAGGCATGGTCACGATCCGTTAGGTTCCAGCCGCCGGATCATAGTGGCAATCGGCCGGCCCCGCCACGCGGCCATAATCCCGCCTTGATCCGTACCGAGACTGACCCCAGCAACGAGGGGATGGGGTTGCATGCGACACATCGACCTGGCACGGGGACTGGTGCTGTGTGCCCTGGCGTTGACGGGACTGTCGATGGTGCCGGTCTCGGCGCAGGAGCCTGCGCGCGCGGCGCGCGATTTTTCCGCCACCGGGAGCATCCGCTCGCCCGAAGAGATCCAGTCACTGCGCCAGCGCATCCTGCGCAATCGGGCGGTGGTCCTCGAGACGCCGGCAATACCGGCCGGCGAAGCGCCAAGGGCGGCGCAACCGGCTACGCCCCAGGCGCCGGTCGCCACGTCCGCGCCGCTTGAGCTGGGCGATACCCGGTTCATCAAGCTCGACAACGAGGCCGAGAAAACCACCCGGGACATCGTCAAGCTGTCGATACCGGGCTCGTTGCGCGGTCAGGCGGCAGTGTTCCAGGGCGTCGTACAGACCACGGATAGCCAGGCCAAGGAACTGATCCTGAAAGCGGTCGCCTTCCCAAGGGCGCCGCTGCGATACAACGCCGCGACCAGAAGGTTCGAAGGCGGGGTCAGCGTCGGCGTCATCGAGGTCGATGGCAGCGGCGCCAGGACGCTGTCCAGGCCGATCGCGTTCCAGGTGCTGGGCCCCGTCGCCAGCGATCCGGAGACCCTCAGCATCGGCACGACCGCGCCGCCCTACAGGGATATCAAGGTGGCCGCCGAGGCACCCGATGCCGAAGTCGAGGTGACGGTGGTCTCGAGCGTGGCGCCCGCCGGCGAGCGGATGGTTCTCAAGGTGCGGCCCTCACTGAGCCTGACCGTCACACCGCCGCGCATCCAGGGCTGGGGCCTCGAGACCGCCGACGTGCTGGTAAGCGCCCAGGCCGCCGATGCCGCGCGAGCCAACATGTTGCAGCTGTCCTCCACCATGGGCCGCCTGTCGGCCACCGAGGCCCGACTGGACAAGGGCGGCAACGCCAGGGTCTCGATCCGATCGGAATCCGTCGGCACCGGCCAGGTGTCGGGCCGCGGCGCCGGCCTCGACGGCGCATCGGCCAAGGTGGAGTATATCTTTCCCTGGCGTTTCCTCGGTGCGGCGCTGGTCGGCGGCGTGGCCGGCGGCCTGCTGCGCAAACGCTCCCGCTCGAAGACCGCAGGTGCATTCGCCAAATCCATGGGCATTGCGGTGCTCAGCGCCGCAATCGTCGTCGGGCTCTACGTGCTGGGCATCAACCTTGTCGGCTTTGCCCTGCCCGCCCATGGCGGCGAGGTGCTGGTGTTCGTGGTCGCCGCGCTCGGCGCGCTTTACGGTACCAGGTTGCTGGCGCCGGCGGTGACGGCGTGACCGCAAATCCTGACAGTTCCCCCGCGTTGAAAAGCACGCTAGGTTTTTACCGTCATGAGTGCTTGCAGCCAAAGGGGAGAGCGGGATGCAGCTTGCCGGACAGTCAGCGCCAACCGGCGCCAAGCCGTGGGACGATCCGCTGGGGTTGATCACGCCCGCAGTGATCGAACAATACAAACGCGACGGCGTCGTGTTCCTGCCGCAGGCGCTGCATCCGGAATGGCTGATGCTGATCGACTATGGCATCCAGCGCATTCTCGGCAGCGGCAGTCCCAACATCCAGACCTTCTTCAAGGACCTGCCCGGCGAGTTCAGGGACATGGTGCGCCACTTCGCGGTGACGCCGGAATTCCAGCGCCTGCTCTATGACAGTCCCATCGCCGACATGATCGGCAAGCTGCTCGGGTCGGAGAATATCTGGCTGCTGTTCGACCACGTATTCGTCAAGGAAGGTGGCTTCTGCCGCCGGACGCCATGGCATCAGGACATGCCCTACTGGCCGATCGCCGGCGAGCAGGTCGCCTCCATGTGGATCACCCTCGACCCGATTCCCAGGGAGGAGTGCCTGGAGTTCATTCCCGGCTCGCACCGCCAGACCATGTATGACGGTTTCAGTCCTGCCGATGCGGCGAACGATCCGACAAAAGGGTTTTATGGAAAAGACTTGCCCAGACTTCCTAACATCGAGGAAGAGCGGGAAAAATGGAACATCGTGTCGTTCGACATCGCCCCGGGCGACGTGGTGCTGCTGCATCCCGGCGTGCTCCACGGCGGCGGCCACACCACCAATGGCAGGCGCAGGCGGACGCTCTCGGCGCGTCTCTATGGCGACGACATCGTCTTTGACACCCGCCCCGACAGCCGCCCCACCGTGCCGCTGACGCCGGGCCTGAAGCTCAAGCTGAAACCGGGCGATCCGTTGCGCAGCCCCTATTATCCGCGCATCCGGCCGGTGCCGGCCCGGGAAGCGGCGCTGTGGCAATAACTACGTCTTCGGATCCAGCTTCAGCGATGCCGAGTTGATGCAGTAGCGCAGGCCGGTCGGGCCAGGGCCATCGTCGAACACATGGCCCAGATGGGCGTCGCATTTCGAGCACAGCACCTCGACACGCACCATGCCGTGGCTGCGGTCGGTTTCCTCGTCGACCACCCCATCCTTCATGGGTGCGGTAAAGCTGGGCCAGCCGCAATGGGACTCGAACTTGGCGTCGGATTCGAACAACTCCTCGCCGCAACAGACGCACTTGTAAACGCCGGGCGCCGTGGTGCTGTTGTACTCGCCGGTCCACGGCCGCTCGGTCGCCTTTTCGCGGGTGACCGCATACTGGACGGGCGATAGCTGCTCGCGCCATTCCGCTTCGGTTTTTCTGACCTTCTCACTCACGATTTCTCTCCTCGTTCTGGCGCCGCTTGAGGGCCGCTTCCCGTCCCTACATGATGCGTCATTTGCCCGATGGAAGGGACCGATTTGATGACCCAGCCCTTATGGACCGACATCGACCAGTACATCACCGGTAAACTCGTACCGGACGATCCCGTGCTTGCGGCGGTGCTGGCCGCCAATGCGGCGGCAGGCCTGCCCGCACATGACGTTGCGCCCAACCAGGGGAAGTTGCTGTATCTGCTGGCCAGGTTGATGGGCGCCCGCCGGATTTTGGAGATCGGGACACTGGGCGGCTACAGCACCCTCTGGCTGGCCCGCGCCTTGCCGCCCGGCGGCAGGCTCACAACACTGGAAGAAAATCCGCATCACGCCGCCATGGCACGGCTCAATTTCGGCCGCGCCGGAGCCGCGGAGATGGTCGACCTGCGCGAAGGCCCGGCGCTGGAGACTCTCCCTGCGCTTGCGACGGAAGGCGCCGGCCCGTTCGATCTGATCTTCATCGATGCCGACAAACCCAACAATCCCCGCTATCTGAAATGGGCGCTGAGCCTGGCCCGTCCCGGTTCCCTGATTATCGGCGACAATGTGATCCGTGAAGGCGGCATCCTGGACGAGGCCAGCGCTGATCCCCGCATCCAGGGCGTGCGGCGCTTCATCGACCTGATCTCGGCGGAGCCACGATTGGAGGCGACTGCGCTGCAGACGGTTGGCGTCAAGGGACATGACGGCTTCGTCATCGCAATGGTCTCCGGTCAGGCGGTGGACAACGAACCGGCCAGGAAACTTTAATCGAGCCTACCATTGCGTCTCCGCAACATCCGTCTAGATTCAATGCGGGGGCCTCTTCAAGACAGGAAGTACCATGAAACAGGGAACTCTTTTTGGAACGGCGCTTGGTGCCGTGTTCGCGCTCGCCATTGCCGGCTCGGCCCATGCGGGCAATATCGACAAGAGCTCGCCACAATTGATGACAGCACCGGCGGCAAGCTCTTCCTCGAGCAGCTCGGCCTGCGTCGACGCCAGCGGCAAGCCGGTCACCGACTCCTCGGTCTGCGCCTCCGGCGCCTGCGTCGACGCCAGCGGCAAGGCGGTCACCGACGCCTCGGTCTGCGATGTCAGCGCGCCGCGCGACGCCGCCAGCGGCATGGCGACGGGCAAGCGCCAGCACAAGCCGATTTCACCGTAAGACGGACCATCGGGAGCCGGTCCGCCGGCTCCCGTTTCCGGCTACAAGCCTTTCAGATAGTCGATCAGCGCCCGCTTCTGCCCGGGCGGCAGGTCCGTGCCCCAGAGGTGGCCGCCATTGCCGTTGCCGCGTAAACCTGTGTCGTAGCGGAACCCTGCCTTCTCGGCATCCGGCCCCGACGACACAAATCCCACATTCTCCAGGTCGACCACGTCGTAGCCGCGCCAGAATACGCGCGGCCGCTGTGCCGGCGGCGCCAGCAGGTCCACCAAGGTCGGCACCGAACCATTGTGCAGATACGGCCCCAGCAGCCACACGCCGACGAGCGGCTTGGCTACATAGCCGGTGGATGCCAGCATGGGCGCCTCCTTGACGCCGAGGACTGCGCTGACCCTCTTCATCCGCCGGGCATCGTCTTCCTGCCAGGTCTTCACATGCTCCGGGTCGGTACCGATTTCAGCGAGCGGGATCGAGGTCCCGGTGCGCGCACCGCCCGGCGCATGACACGAGGCGCAATGCTGGCCGAAGAGCGACCGTCCTTCCTGCACGCTGACCGCATCGGTCTGGCCGGGAAACGGCGGCGGCGACAGGTCCTGGATGAATGCTTCGGTCCAGTCGTTTCGCCGGTTGAAGTCCGGGCCGGGCAGCGCACCCGAGCCGAGCGCCGAGGTGGCGACGACGGTGGAAAGCGCGCCCGCCTCGCCGCCCGCGTGATACAACGTGCCCTTGCGCTGCCCGAGCTTCCACAGCGAGGGGAAATCGGTGGTCCCGACGGTGCCGTCCTCGTCCGCCAGGGTCAGCACGAATTTCGGCAGATTGAACGCATCGTCGCGCCCCGGCCCCCAATCGGGCCGCGTCTCCATCCAGGCGAGCTGCTTCTCGGCCTCCAGCAGGGCGGCTCGCGTGGCCGGGATGATCACCAGCTTGTAGAGCGCCAAGTCGGCCGCATCCATGGGGAAATGAAGCGCCAGTTCCGGCAACATCCGGTCGCCGGTGAAGCGCTCGTCATGGGCACAGGCGAACAGGAAGCGCAGCAGTGCCTGAAGCCTGACCGTGTGCCCCGGCCCGCCGGCTGCAAAGCGCGGATTCTCGCCCGGCGTCAGCCGGTACTGGGCTGTATGACACAAGGCGCAGTTCACCGTGACCCGCTCGTAGCCCTTGCGCTTGATTGAAAAGCCGATCGGCAGGCGCTGGCCCGGCTCCCACGACAGGCCGAAGGCGCCATAGCCGCCCGCTGCGCCGATCAGGTCGGGAAACACCCGCGGCAGAATGAACATCACCGGATAGGGAATGCCCGCGATCAGGTCGCCGCCCATGGTCCCATACTGGAAGCGCTGGAGTTCGGCGCTGGCGCCCGTTTCCGGGTCAGCCGCAAATAGCTGCTCCTCGGACCTGAAAAACTTGCTCCAGATCAGGACGCTCACGAGAACGCATCCCAGCAGCAACACAACAAGGCCGCCGATGGCACGGCGGCGCCATTTCCTGGGTCTGCGTGCGGCCTCAGAAGGTCTTGAGGTACTCAACGATCGCATCCTTGTCGTCAGAAGGCAGGTCGGTGCCATATTCCGGACCCTCATGGCCCCGGTTGCTGTTGCCGGCCCAGGGACCGGCGACGCAGCTATTGGCCGCGTGCAGGTTCTCGGGGTTCGTCTCGTTGGCGCAGGGCGTCTTGCGGGCCGGGTCGTCGATGCAGCGGGTTTCGTAGCGGAAGAACCGCTCCTTGCCCTGCGCCGGCAGGTCGGACACGAAGCCCAGCTTCCGGCGGTCGATCACGTCGTTGCCCCGGTAGAACATCGCGGGACGCCTCTGGGCGGGCTCCAGCAGGTCGCGGATGGTCGGCACCGAGCCGTTATGCAGATAGGGCGCGCGCAGCCAGACGCCGTCGAGCGGCATGTTGGCGTAGCCATGGGTCTTGCGAAACCGCCTGAAGCGCTCGTCCGGATAGGCCGCGTACAGGTTCGACTGTTCGACGGCGAGTGCGTAGGTGTAATTGTCGAGCCGGCACGGATCGGTGCGGATATGTTCGATGGGCACCACCTTGCCGACCTGCTCCCCCGAGAAATCCCGGCCCGTCGCGCCGTGGCAATCGGCGCAATAGATCGTGTAAAGCTGCTGGCCCCGCGCCGCCCGCTGCTTGTCGATGGGAAACGGGTATGCGGGCGGCGCCGCCCTTTCGCGCAGCCAATCGGCAATGCGCTCCACCGCCTTCCGGTCGAGCGTGGTCGGCACGCCGCCGCTGCCAAACGAGGCGCTGCGGTTGCGTTCCTCGACGGAATCGTTGTTGCCGTCCCAGTGCAGCCGCATGTCGGTGCGCTGGCCCTGCAGCCATACGGACGGGAAGTCGACATTGCCGATCATTTCCTCATCCGGCAGCATTTCCAGCGGCCAGTTCAGCAGCGCCTTGGCCGGATTGAACGTGTCGAAACGGCCACGGCCCGATTCCGGCTCGCGGTCGAAGAACCGGAAGCGGTGCCGGGCCAGGATCAGGAACTCCTTGATCGCCGGCACGGCCAGGAAAAGCTGGTACTTCTCCAGCAGGGAATAGCGCGCGCCGGCATCTTCCGCGGCCTGCACCACTTGCCACGGATTGAACCGCTCGTCGGCGGCACAGGCACCGAGGCCGCGCGCAAACCGCGCCAGGTCGAGCCGGTTCGCCGGCATGCCGACAACCAGGGTGCGATTGGCCGACGGGTCGGCCCGCCAGGTACCGGAGTGGCAGGCGGCGCAGTTCAGGAACACCCGGTCGAGCCCGATGGTCCGCCGCATGCTGGTGCCGACCGGCCGGTCCATGCCCGGCTCGAAATTGAAGCCCAGCGCCTCCCAGGTATCGCCGCCGAAATAGGGCGCGCACAGCTTGGGCAGACCCTTCCAGATGCCGATGGGAATACCGGCGATCCTGTCCCCCCCGGTCGAGCCGTACTTGAAGTGCTGCACCGGGTCGTCGAACGTCTGCGGCTCGTCACGGCTCAGGTGCCACCAGAGCCACAGCCCCAGCAGCACGGCCAGCAGGACCACGCCGAGCACCAGCTTCCAGCGGTTACGCCACAGCCAGCGGAGGAACGCGGCGATCCGGGCGCTGGCGCGGGACAGCCAGGCTTTCATGGTGCCGGCCTCGCCAGTCCGCCCATAAGCATCGGCGCAAATCCCTGGGGACCCGCCTCGATTATCGAAGGATCCATGGCCGCCACCGCCCTTCGCAGCGCGGCCACGTCATCGATGACGGTGATCTCCGCCCTGCCATCACCAAGGCGCAGCGGCGACAATCGCTCGCCCGTGGCGAGGCGTGCGGTCAAGCCGAGGGCGCTTTCCGCTAGTCTCAATTCCCGTCCGGGGCCGGCCGACACTTTCAGGCCGCCCAGCGGCGCGCGGCCCCGCAGCGCCAGCCGGCTAATCGCGCCGCCGCCGCTGGACGATACATAGCCGGACAGCGCCAGCGCGGGATCGGTGCTTTCGAAACGGATTTCGCCGGCAACACGCTCGACCGCACAGTCAGCGGCGACGCTGGTCGCGGCCCCCGCGTGACGTGCCAGCGCCGCGTCGATGGCGACGATCACCGCGGGCGGGATCGTCTCGCCGATCGCTCCCACCGCCAGCGCCAACAGGTCCGCCGCCGAGTCGGCCGGGCCAACCAGCAGGTGGGCTGCGCGCGGCAGGGCCGGATCGTAGACGCCTTCCGGCTCCACTGCTTCCATGGGCCTGACGCCGGCATCCAGCTCGATCAGCGGGTTACGGTCGGGCAGGCTGGGACTGGCGATGGCGACGCCATCGGGAGCCAGCTTGCGGAGACCGGCATGAAGCGCGGCTGCCAGGACCGCGTCCTCCGCTGTCCGCCATGGTCCGCGCGAGCCGCCGAGCCGCCAGCGGAGTGCGGCCAGCAGCAGCGCGGCGCGGCAGTCCGGCGGCTTCAGGCCAGGCGCGGCGGCACAGAGCTGCCGCCACACGAAAGGCGCCAGGATCAGGCGGTTGGCGCGCAACACCGCCTGGTCCAGAGCGTCTGGCTCGTCGATGCCACGATTCACCGGCACACCGTGGAACGCGGCGCCCAGCCCGGTCATGCGCGCGGCGATACCCGGATTGGCGTTGGTTTCGTTCCACTGGGCGATGGGAAAGATCGGCGCGTGTCCCTGATGGCAGCCGGTGCACAACTCGCGGTCGGCGTACTCGACCAGCGGCTTGCGGGCGTCCGTGTAGTTGCTGACCACCTGGAACTCGAAACGGCCCGCCGCTTGGTTGTAGCTGATCACTTCAAGGGACGTGGATTTCGGCTGGTAGCCAATGAACAGCCGGTCTTTCAGGTGCCGTGCGGCTCGCGCCCCCGCCGCATCGACGCCGACGACCACACGTGGCGAGCCGAAATAGTCCGGGTCGGCCGATAGCCGCTGCAGCGAGCGGCCCAGCGGGATCAGCACTGCACGCGGCCGCACGCCGCCATTCTGCTTGGCGATGGCGGCGGTCAGCCGCTCGAAGGGATAGGGCAGAGCATAGCCATCGCCATCCCTGAATAAATCATCGAACAGCGATTGGCCTGCGGCGGGCCGTGTCTCTCCCGGGCTCGCCGGATCGGTCAGGGCCAGCGGCGCAGCCTGGGAGACGGAAGGCAGTGCCATGAACGTGGCGATCGCAGCAGCCATCGACAACCTTCCTTCCGTCCCCCTCGCCGCCCCCCACATCAGCCGGTCAGCGCCGACCGGCCTGCGCAACCTGTTCTCCGGCCCAGCAGTCCTCCTCGATGGCCTCGCCGTCACGGAAGGCCTTCTCGCCCGCCCTGGCGTGGGCCTCGTTGTAGACGGTGAAGTTCAGCAGGAAGATGCGGTTCATGTAGGCGCGGCCCAGATAGAAGCCGGGGCGGACCATTCGCACCTCATCCCGTACCCTCAGGCCGTTGCGGCCGGCCAGGCTGTCCGGCCTCTCCTGATAAAACGGGATCTCATCGCCATAATTGTAGTCGACGATGATGGATTCGCGCCGTCCATCCATCAGGCTCTGGCCGCAATAGAGCTTGGCCGGAAACATCAGGTAGACGGTGGACTTGCTGTCGAACATGCCGAGCCAGCCGCGCCTGTCGATCTCTGTTGTCATCATGGCGCCGGGATCATCGATCAGCACGTCGAGCGCCTTCGGATCCTCGATGAAGTTCCGCAGCACGCCCTCGTCGCGGTAGAACATCTTGCCCTTCCACAGATGGCGGCCGACCTTTTCCAGCGTCTTGATCTTGGCATCGGCAATGCGCCCGCCGATCCCGCCGACGATCTCGTCCAACCTGGTCGTAAGGTCCTCGCCGCGGGCGAAGAACAGGTCGCCCTCAAAACCGCCGTCCGGTATCGGGCCGGCGGTCAGGCGGCCATAGATCTGGTCGACCTCTTCCTGGGTGAAGCTTTTCAGGTTCTCGGGCGTCAGCGCCAGGCGCTGCTCGCGCGTCAGCGGGTATTCGTACTCGACCCGTGCCAGG
This region includes:
- a CDS encoding phytanoyl-CoA dioxygenase family protein is translated as MQLAGQSAPTGAKPWDDPLGLITPAVIEQYKRDGVVFLPQALHPEWLMLIDYGIQRILGSGSPNIQTFFKDLPGEFRDMVRHFAVTPEFQRLLYDSPIADMIGKLLGSENIWLLFDHVFVKEGGFCRRTPWHQDMPYWPIAGEQVASMWITLDPIPREECLEFIPGSHRQTMYDGFSPADAANDPTKGFYGKDLPRLPNIEEEREKWNIVSFDIAPGDVVLLHPGVLHGGGHTTNGRRRRTLSARLYGDDIVFDTRPDSRPTVPLTPGLKLKLKPGDPLRSPYYPRIRPVPAREAALWQ
- a CDS encoding cytochrome c: MSVLIWSKFFRSEEQLFAADPETGASAELQRFQYGTMGGDLIAGIPYPVMFILPRVFPDLIGAAGGYGAFGLSWEPGQRLPIGFSIKRKGYERVTVNCALCHTAQYRLTPGENPRFAAGGPGHTVRLQALLRFLFACAHDERFTGDRMLPELALHFPMDAADLALYKLVIIPATRAALLEAEKQLAWMETRPDWGPGRDDAFNLPKFVLTLADEDGTVGTTDFPSLWKLGQRKGTLYHAGGEAGALSTVVATSALGSGALPGPDFNRRNDWTEAFIQDLSPPPFPGQTDAVSVQEGRSLFGQHCASCHAPGGARTGTSIPLAEIGTDPEHVKTWQEDDARRMKRVSAVLGVKEAPMLASTGYVAKPLVGVWLLGPYLHNGSVPTLVDLLAPPAQRPRVFWRGYDVVDLENVGFVSSGPDAEKAGFRYDTGLRGNGNGGHLWGTDLPPGQKRALIDYLKGL
- the msrB gene encoding peptide-methionine (R)-S-oxide reductase MsrB yields the protein MSEKVRKTEAEWREQLSPVQYAVTREKATERPWTGEYNSTTAPGVYKCVCCGEELFESDAKFESHCGWPSFTAPMKDGVVDEETDRSHGMVRVEVLCSKCDAHLGHVFDDGPGPTGLRYCINSASLKLDPKT
- a CDS encoding O-methyltransferase yields the protein MTQPLWTDIDQYITGKLVPDDPVLAAVLAANAAAGLPAHDVAPNQGKLLYLLARLMGARRILEIGTLGGYSTLWLARALPPGGRLTTLEENPHHAAMARLNFGRAGAAEMVDLREGPALETLPALATEGAGPFDLIFIDADKPNNPRYLKWALSLARPGSLIIGDNVIREGGILDEASADPRIQGVRRFIDLISAEPRLEATALQTVGVKGHDGFVIAMVSGQAVDNEPARKL
- a CDS encoding cytochrome c, yielding MKAWLSRASARIAAFLRWLWRNRWKLVLGVVLLAVLLGLWLWWHLSRDEPQTFDDPVQHFKYGSTGGDRIAGIPIGIWKGLPKLCAPYFGGDTWEALGFNFEPGMDRPVGTSMRRTIGLDRVFLNCAACHSGTWRADPSANRTLVVGMPANRLDLARFARGLGACAADERFNPWQVVQAAEDAGARYSLLEKYQLFLAVPAIKEFLILARHRFRFFDREPESGRGRFDTFNPAKALLNWPLEMLPDEEMIGNVDFPSVWLQGQRTDMRLHWDGNNDSVEERNRSASFGSGGVPTTLDRKAVERIADWLRERAAPPAYPFPIDKQRAARGQQLYTIYCADCHGATGRDFSGEQVGKVVPIEHIRTDPCRLDNYTYALAVEQSNLYAAYPDERFRRFRKTHGYANMPLDGVWLRAPYLHNGSVPTIRDLLEPAQRRPAMFYRGNDVIDRRKLGFVSDLPAQGKERFFRYETRCIDDPARKTPCANETNPENLHAANSCVAGPWAGNSNRGHEGPEYGTDLPSDDKDAIVEYLKTF
- a CDS encoding VOC family protein; amino-acid sequence: MPDALRPFHLAFPVHDIAVARAFYGGLLGCPEGRSADSWADFNLYGHQIVAHLQPGLEPGRRVHHNPVDGDDVPVPHFGVVLSLDEWGALAARLQAAGISFVVEPHVRFRGEVGEQSTMFFLDPSGNALEFKAFRDPAMLFAR
- a CDS encoding LTA synthase family protein; the protein is MIKTELLRKRLAPLLQQWILPLAGVAILYFAFKWAASAFLGTTLYPGAAWADLGLHLLLGGLLLAMSRNRITFLLLMTAVMALLHIGNAIKLSILGGPLMPDDALAIRSLLLLLKGWWLTLAISFLVLLAIALGLTLDLRTRRARAAAGVLAGIVAAVACWPEQVTRTMDDTFGNVVWNQHGNYLSRGPLVHILQESARYAARADAAPGLAKVSEAAQSLQPVVHMAVLTGETAPVPAHIAPEVKRNVHVILLESFWDPSVLKKADFSRDPFDAEFRALWETTGNSRALVPVFGGYTANSEFEALCGFPVTQDWVFFEGRLRNPSPCLPRTLHDAGYTTLVSHPNAAAFWNRVNAYDRAGFNLYWSAKDFSLDDMNGAFLSDSSLYRQVLSKIDPLIETGTPTFNYILTFFGHLEYPLSTDRPIVVKARAANADPVVERYANTVYYKSRELMAFLKELRSKDPDAVIVMFGDHLPFLGGNLESYAKSGVLARDRAQFDDRMFRDQYSTPLIVIDGRNGPVKLGSVPLYRLPSVVLSLLGEPLPSVMDMTRMPKGMVVRPLPGMNVLLLPDGSAAACRGLASDNEVCDDARDWLNAVSTVGADLFWGKQYVLRDDLMPPAPEGRQAADLAI